In a single window of the Ktedonobacteraceae bacterium genome:
- a CDS encoding S8 family serine peptidase has translation MELSGYTPGDAAAYESEFGLTMVPQQDISVDGGPTDHSGAGEVALDVEMMAALASSVDRIELYEAPNNDMGTISAYYQMAEDDTANSISTSWGSCESMASSQVIMSEAQSFKIMALQGQSMFAASGDNGAFGCLGLDHSKGKLQVDDPASQPYVTAVGGTSLSGADPGPNPNPPYPSGKETAWNNNCTSKTCYYPNGSGGGGGNSTLWKQPAYQTGPGVNEKKYSKSGSWCKQPSGTFCREAPDVSLNADPASGYAVYCTDSGDSNCLPSGWLVLGGTSASAPLWAAIAALADSYLLGHGKPALGFANPYLYQLNATMGYSYVFHDIAQGKGNNGILYFSDSLYIFALNASDGTLIWYHQEDYEHSLGTPVVVNGTIYVSSNGDFTVFTPLILQLPP, from the coding sequence ATGGAGTTATCAGGATATACTCCAGGAGATGCTGCAGCTTATGAAAGCGAGTTTGGCCTCACTATGGTTCCACAGCAGGATATTTCAGTGGATGGTGGACCAACAGATCATAGCGGCGCAGGCGAGGTCGCACTCGATGTTGAAATGATGGCAGCTCTCGCTTCTTCAGTTGATCGTATAGAATTGTACGAGGCACCAAACAACGATATGGGAACAATATCGGCATACTATCAAATGGCTGAAGACGACACCGCAAATTCAATCAGTACGAGTTGGGGATCATGTGAGTCTATGGCGTCTTCACAAGTCATTATGTCCGAAGCACAATCTTTCAAGATAATGGCACTACAGGGACAAAGCATGTTCGCAGCATCAGGAGATAATGGAGCTTTTGGTTGTCTTGGATTAGATCATAGTAAAGGAAAGTTACAGGTCGATGATCCGGCGTCACAACCATATGTGACAGCCGTAGGAGGTACCTCGCTTTCCGGGGCGGACCCTGGACCCAATCCCAATCCACCGTACCCAAGTGGAAAGGAGACTGCATGGAATAACAATTGCACATCTAAAACCTGTTATTATCCGAATGGTTCTGGTGGTGGTGGGGGAAATAGTACCCTTTGGAAGCAGCCCGCATATCAGACGGGACCAGGTGTTAATGAAAAGAAATATAGCAAGAGTGGCTCCTGGTGCAAACAACCATCAGGTACTTTCTGCCGCGAGGCGCCAGATGTTTCCCTGAATGCCGATCCGGCTAGTGGCTATGCTGTCTACTGCACTGATTCAGGTGATTCAAATTGTCTTCCCAGCGGATGGCTGGTTCTTGGAGGGACAAGCGCATCTGCTCCCCTGTGGGCAGCGATAGCTGCCCTGGCCGATAGCTATCTCCTCGGGCACGGCAAACCTGCTCTAGGTTTTGCCAACCCGTACCTCTATCAACTTAACGCGACAATGGGCTATAGCTATGTTTTCCATGATATTGCTCAAGGTAAAGGAAACAATGGAATACTCTACTTTTCTGATAGCCTTTACATCTTTGCGCTTAATGCTAGTGATGGAACCTTGATCTGGTATCACCAGGAAGATTACGAGCATAGTTTAGGGACGCCAGTGGTAGTCAATGGAACAATTTATGTTTCCTCTAATGGAGACTTTACAGTATTCACACCCTTGATCCTTCAGTTGCCTCCATAG
- the rpsI gene encoding 30S ribosomal protein S9 — MADTTRGEYYYGMGRRKTAVARVRLFPNGDGTITINGKSSGAYFGNRESLNATMTAPLRVLDLNDAYTMTIRVVGGGTSGQAGAIRHAVARALVRVNPDWKPTLRKAGFLTRDPRMKERKKPGLKRARKAPQYTKR, encoded by the coding sequence TTGGCTGATACCACTCGAGGCGAATATTATTATGGTATGGGACGGCGCAAGACGGCTGTAGCGCGTGTTCGTCTCTTCCCCAACGGTGATGGCACCATTACCATCAATGGCAAAAGTAGTGGCGCGTATTTTGGGAACCGTGAGTCGCTCAATGCAACAATGACTGCCCCCCTGCGCGTGCTCGATCTGAACGACGCGTACACCATGACGATCCGGGTCGTAGGTGGCGGCACCAGCGGCCAGGCAGGAGCGATTCGACACGCCGTAGCGCGCGCGCTGGTGCGTGTTAATCCCGACTGGAAGCCCACATTGCGCAAAGCCGGTTTCCTCACCCGCGACCCTCGCATGAAGGAACGCAAGAAACCCGGTCTGAAGCGCGCCCGTAAGGCACCTCAGTATACGAAGCGTTAA
- the rplM gene encoding 50S ribosomal protein L13, which translates to MMKTYSARAADLKPQWYVIDAEGQILGRLASEIAQILRGKHKPTFTPHMQSGDFVIVINADKIAVTGRRMDQKVYYRHSQYPGGLKKTTLRQVLEGKHPERALEHAVRGMVMHNRLGDEIMHHLKIYAGPTHPHEAQKPIPWMGRQALLKKPAETTGTAEAE; encoded by the coding sequence ATGATGAAAACGTATAGCGCCAGGGCCGCCGACCTGAAGCCACAGTGGTATGTCATCGATGCTGAGGGTCAGATACTGGGCCGCCTGGCATCAGAGATTGCGCAGATTTTGCGCGGCAAACACAAACCAACCTTTACGCCGCATATGCAGAGCGGTGATTTTGTGATCGTGATCAACGCGGACAAGATCGCTGTGACGGGCAGGCGCATGGACCAGAAGGTCTATTATCGCCACAGCCAGTATCCCGGTGGATTAAAAAAGACCACCCTCCGGCAAGTTCTTGAGGGAAAGCATCCCGAGCGAGCACTGGAGCACGCTGTACGCGGTATGGTGATGCATAACCGCCTGGGCGACGAAATCATGCATCATCTGAAGATTTACGCAGGCCCCACGCATCCACACGAGGCGCAGAAGCCAATCCCCTGGATGGGGCGGCAGGCATTGTTGAAGAAACCCGCGGAGACAACAGGAACTGCGGAAGCAGAATAG
- the truA gene encoding tRNA pseudouridine(38-40) synthase TruA codes for MKLACGIEYDGTDYHGFQRQPENHGPTIQGTLEAAIERISGQMSVVYGAGRTDAGVHASGQVIHFRTNSHLAPQVWMRALNAVLPVTVAVRWAREVPDSFHARYSAKSRSYRYTIWNGAARSPLWARYSYYSPRELAEDLMDEACRQLLGRKDFGAFGRSPDETNPLKPGPHSCVRTMLAASCKRNNALISCDFTADAFLTGMVRNIMGTLLLVGQKRLSLDEFAAIVRQANRTHPGSAAPPHGLCLVRVEYSKDLGFDEKPHYWRMNHDENV; via the coding sequence ATGAAACTCGCCTGTGGCATTGAGTATGACGGTACTGATTATCATGGTTTTCAGCGTCAACCTGAAAACCATGGACCAACGATACAGGGAACGCTGGAAGCAGCGATTGAGCGTATCAGCGGCCAGATGTCGGTAGTCTACGGGGCAGGTCGCACCGATGCCGGAGTGCATGCAAGTGGTCAGGTGATCCACTTCCGCACAAACTCTCACCTGGCGCCACAGGTCTGGATGCGGGCTTTAAATGCAGTCCTACCGGTAACAGTAGCGGTACGTTGGGCAAGAGAAGTTCCTGATAGCTTTCATGCCCGCTATAGCGCGAAAAGCCGCTCGTATCGCTATACAATCTGGAACGGCGCAGCCCGCTCGCCATTATGGGCGAGATACAGTTACTACAGCCCGCGTGAGTTAGCGGAAGACCTGATGGATGAGGCGTGCCGGCAATTGCTGGGGCGCAAAGATTTCGGAGCTTTCGGTCGCAGCCCCGATGAGACGAATCCGTTGAAGCCGGGGCCGCACTCTTGCGTTCGCACAATGCTTGCTGCAAGCTGCAAGCGGAATAATGCACTTATCTCTTGTGATTTTACCGCGGACGCCTTCCTCACGGGGATGGTTCGCAATATCATGGGAACACTGTTGCTCGTAGGGCAGAAGAGGCTGAGCCTGGATGAATTTGCCGCTATTGTGCGACAGGCAAACAGGACGCACCCTGGTTCAGCAGCTCCACCACATGGACTATGCCTGGTGCGGGTAGAATATTCTAAAGATTTGGGATTTGACGAAAAACCCCATTATTGGAGAATGAATCATGATGAAAACGTATAG
- a CDS encoding bL17 family ribosomal protein, giving the protein MSMPEPRRRSARRNLMIGLIRYDRIKTTEARARAIRGETEKLISIAIKGYLAARQHLNEVVGDDEKAAQILAFARRGRFSLDKKVASNEDRADMGKPPLTDKGRRFLENKYRDRRNELLRIISNEDEAERALQAAYEAMAIELHARRRILQSIPDELVVKKIFDELAPRYTGRPGGYTRITKLGKRQGDAADMAQIALV; this is encoded by the coding sequence ATGAGCATGCCTGAGCCGCGTCGGCGTTCTGCACGGCGCAATCTCATGATAGGTCTCATCCGCTATGATCGTATAAAGACCACGGAGGCACGGGCGCGTGCCATCCGCGGAGAGACGGAGAAGCTGATTTCTATTGCTATCAAGGGCTATCTTGCCGCTCGACAGCATCTGAATGAGGTCGTCGGGGACGATGAGAAGGCAGCGCAGATACTCGCTTTCGCGCGCCGCGGTCGTTTCTCACTCGACAAAAAGGTCGCTTCGAATGAGGATCGCGCCGATATGGGCAAGCCGCCTCTGACCGATAAGGGCCGCAGGTTCCTGGAAAATAAGTACCGGGACCGCCGCAATGAACTGCTCCGCATCATCTCGAATGAAGATGAGGCCGAACGGGCACTGCAGGCCGCATATGAAGCGATGGCTATCGAATTGCATGCGCGCCGCCGCATCCTGCAATCGATTCCAGACGAGCTGGTTGTCAAGAAAATCTTTGACGAACTGGCCCCGCGCTACACTGGCCGCCCCGGTGGCTATACGCGCATCACGAAACTGGGCAAGCGCCAGGGCGATGCCGCCGACATGGCACAAATCGCCCTCGTGTAG
- a CDS encoding DNA-directed RNA polymerase subunit alpha, with amino-acid sequence MLDITLPRIKNTKTQGNYASYDIEPLEAGYGMTLGNALRRVLLSSLPGAAVTSIRIDGVQHEFQDIPNVMEDVTDIVLNVKKLRLRSFSDHPVSMRLEVSGERVVTATDIMAPSTVEIVNPDLYIATLDNENARLEMELVVETGKGYVPADSKEDQPIGVIPIDAIYTPVQKVNYTVEHTRVGQMTNYDKIVLEIWTDGTIPPDEALRQSADILVRHFTQLANYRATLTEPEKPPLSSIPIPQKIYDTPIEELDLSVRAYNCLKRSNITKVGQVLSMNEEDLLGVRNFGEKSLQELRERLLARNFLPNPRTSAVGADFDGDHEMEE; translated from the coding sequence TTGCTAGATATTACTCTGCCTCGCATTAAAAATACTAAAACACAAGGAAACTATGCGAGCTATGATATTGAACCATTGGAGGCGGGGTATGGGATGACCCTGGGCAACGCGCTACGGCGTGTCCTGCTCTCCTCGCTGCCCGGTGCGGCGGTGACCTCTATTCGTATCGATGGTGTGCAACACGAGTTTCAGGATATTCCCAATGTGATGGAGGATGTGACCGACATCGTTTTGAATGTCAAGAAACTCCGCCTCCGCTCCTTTTCAGACCATCCCGTTTCGATGCGTCTGGAGGTCAGTGGCGAGCGCGTGGTGACTGCCACCGATATTATGGCTCCTAGCACTGTCGAGATCGTCAATCCTGATCTCTACATTGCCACATTAGACAACGAGAATGCTCGCCTCGAAATGGAACTGGTTGTTGAGACCGGCAAAGGCTATGTCCCCGCCGACTCAAAAGAAGACCAGCCCATCGGGGTGATCCCTATAGATGCCATTTACACGCCTGTGCAAAAGGTAAATTATACCGTTGAGCATACGCGCGTAGGACAAATGACAAACTACGATAAAATTGTTCTTGAAATCTGGACCGACGGCACAATTCCACCGGATGAGGCCTTGCGCCAGAGTGCCGATATTCTGGTACGCCATTTTACGCAGCTTGCCAACTACCGCGCGACTTTGACCGAGCCGGAGAAGCCGCCGCTGAGCAGCATACCGATTCCACAGAAGATCTACGATACTCCCATCGAGGAGCTTGATCTCTCGGTTCGCGCGTATAACTGCCTCAAGCGCAGTAACATTACGAAAGTTGGTCAGGTGCTTTCGATGAACGAGGAAGACCTGCTTGGCGTGCGAAACTTCGGTGAGAAGAGTCTGCAAGAGTTGCGCGAGCGATTGCTGGCACGCAACTTCCTGCCGAATCCACGTACCAGCGCGGTTGGGGCCGATTTTGACGGCGATCACGAAATGGAGGAATAA
- the rpsD gene encoding 30S ribosomal protein S4 → MARYTGPVCKLCRREGVKLFLKGDKCMMNCTLERRNTRPGQHGSSRARKPSGYALQLREKQKVRRTYGLLERQFRRQFDIAAHRPGRTSENLMQVLEMRLDNLVYRLGFADSRAQARQLVCHGHFAVNGRKTDIPSFIAKPNDVISVRERSKGLEYFKTRALLLAQKGVPAWLSLDVDAMTGRVLSLPVRTDLELPFDEQKVVELYQR, encoded by the coding sequence ATGGCACGTTATACCGGCCCCGTCTGCAAACTCTGCAGGCGCGAGGGGGTGAAACTTTTTTTGAAGGGCGATAAGTGCATGATGAATTGCACCCTTGAGCGCCGCAATACTCGCCCGGGACAGCATGGCTCAAGTCGTGCGCGCAAACCATCAGGCTACGCGCTCCAGTTACGTGAGAAGCAGAAAGTACGCCGCACCTATGGCTTGTTGGAACGGCAGTTCCGCAGGCAATTCGATATCGCGGCCCATCGCCCCGGCAGGACCAGCGAGAACCTGATGCAGGTGCTCGAGATGCGCCTGGATAACCTGGTCTATCGACTGGGCTTCGCCGATTCGCGAGCGCAGGCTCGCCAGCTGGTCTGTCATGGACACTTTGCAGTAAATGGCCGCAAAACTGATATTCCTTCCTTTATTGCGAAACCGAATGATGTGATCTCCGTTCGTGAGCGAAGTAAGGGACTTGAGTACTTCAAGACCCGCGCGCTGCTCCTGGCTCAGAAAGGCGTTCCCGCCTGGTTAAGCCTGGATGTAGATGCCATGACCGGTCGCGTACTCTCGCTGCCGGTACGAACAGACCTTGAATTGCCTTTCGATGAGCAGAAGGTGGTTGAATTATATCAGCGCTAA
- the rpsK gene encoding 30S ribosomal protein S11, giving the protein MADKKKTTAGKPRRRERKSIPRGQAHIQATFNNTIVTLTDPNGNVISWGSAGGQGFKGSRKSTPYAAQVTAESAARKAMEHGLRQIEVFVKGPGSGREAAIRSLQSAGLNITSIVDVTPIPHNGCRPPKRRRV; this is encoded by the coding sequence ATGGCAGACAAAAAGAAAACAACGGCAGGCAAACCCAGGCGGCGTGAGCGTAAGTCGATACCGCGTGGGCAGGCGCATATTCAGGCCACATTTAATAATACAATTGTTACGCTTACAGACCCCAATGGTAATGTCATTTCCTGGGGCAGTGCCGGCGGCCAGGGCTTCAAAGGCTCCCGCAAAAGCACTCCTTATGCTGCACAGGTCACCGCAGAATCGGCAGCTCGTAAGGCGATGGAGCATGGTCTGCGGCAGATCGAGGTCTTTGTCAAGGGACCGGGTTCTGGTCGTGAAGCCGCAATCCGTTCCTTGCAATCCGCCGGTCTGAATATTACCTCGATCGTTGATGTTACACCTATTCCGCACAATGGCTGCCGGCCGCCGAAACGGCGTCGCGTGTAA
- the rpsM gene encoding 30S ribosomal protein S13, giving the protein MARIAGVDIPRDKRVEISLCYIYGIGLTTSRKILERTRINPDTRVKDLTEEEVNRLREVIDREYKVEGDLRREVDMNIKRLIEIGCYRGMRHRRNLPVRGQRTRTNARTRRGPKRTVAGKKKATAKK; this is encoded by the coding sequence ATGGCTAGAATTGCCGGCGTTGACATTCCACGCGATAAGCGTGTGGAGATTTCGCTGTGCTACATCTACGGGATTGGCCTGACAACCAGCCGCAAAATCCTGGAGCGAACACGAATTAACCCCGATACGCGGGTAAAAGATTTGACCGAAGAAGAGGTCAACCGCTTGCGCGAGGTGATCGACCGCGAATATAAGGTCGAGGGCGATCTGCGCCGCGAAGTGGATATGAATATCAAGCGGCTGATTGAGATCGGTTGCTATCGTGGTATGCGTCATCGTCGCAACTTGCCGGTGCGCGGGCAGCGCACGCGCACGAATGCGCGCACGCGGCGTGGGCCGAAGAGAACTGTGGCAGGCAAGAAGAAAGCTACGGCAAAGAAGTAA
- the rpmJ gene encoding 50S ribosomal protein L36, with the protein MKVRASVKPRCEHCKVIRRNRVVMIICSKDPKHKQRQG; encoded by the coding sequence ATGAAAGTGCGCGCCTCGGTAAAACCGCGCTGCGAGCATTGCAAGGTAATCCGGCGCAATCGCGTGGTAATGATTATCTGTAGCAAGGATCCCAAGCATAAGCAGAGACAGGGTTAA
- the infA gene encoding translation initiation factor IF-1 — protein MAKKDEIEVEGKVIEALPNAMFKVEIDEQHQVLAVLSGRIRMNFVRIVPGDKVRVVLSPYDLTRGRITWRVKS, from the coding sequence ATGGCAAAGAAAGATGAAATCGAAGTGGAGGGTAAAGTCATTGAAGCCCTCCCCAACGCCATGTTCAAGGTAGAAATCGACGAGCAGCACCAGGTCCTTGCCGTGCTCTCAGGACGTATTCGTATGAATTTTGTGCGTATTGTGCCAGGTGATAAGGTAAGAGTTGTGCTGTCCCCTTATGATCTGACACGCGGTCGCATTACGTGGCGTGTGAAATCGTGA
- the map gene encoding type I methionyl aminopeptidase has protein sequence MAIIIKSREEREKMREAGHIVAEVLAKLRSAVRPGITTADLDAIAEEELKRWGAKASFLGYHGYPASICTSVNDEIVHGIPGKRILRDGDIISIDFGAIYRGWHGDSAITVPVGEVSSEVKRLLKVTEDALYRGIAAARAGNRVSDIGRAVQTFVEAAGFSVVRQYGGHGVGRSMHEDPQVLNYIEKGQPNPLLRSGMVIAIEPMVTMGQKETEVLPDKWTVVTADKSYAAHFEHTVAITEGDADILTL, from the coding sequence ATGGCAATCATTATCAAGTCGAGGGAAGAACGAGAGAAGATGCGCGAGGCAGGCCACATCGTGGCCGAAGTCCTCGCAAAGTTGCGTAGCGCCGTCCGCCCAGGCATTACTACGGCAGACCTGGATGCTATAGCTGAGGAAGAATTGAAGCGCTGGGGCGCCAAAGCTAGCTTTTTGGGCTATCACGGTTACCCGGCCTCGATCTGTACGTCAGTAAACGATGAGATTGTGCATGGTATCCCTGGCAAACGCATCCTGCGCGATGGCGATATTATCAGCATCGATTTTGGCGCCATCTATCGTGGCTGGCACGGCGACTCCGCGATCACCGTGCCTGTCGGTGAGGTTTCGTCAGAGGTGAAACGCCTGCTGAAGGTGACCGAGGACGCTCTCTATCGCGGTATTGCCGCGGCGCGAGCCGGGAATCGCGTATCAGATATCGGTCGCGCGGTGCAAACCTTTGTAGAAGCGGCGGGCTTTTCAGTAGTGAGGCAGTACGGGGGTCACGGCGTGGGTCGCAGCATGCATGAAGACCCGCAGGTGCTGAACTATATCGAAAAGGGCCAGCCCAATCCGCTGCTTCGCTCCGGTATGGTAATCGCCATCGAACCCATGGTCACCATGGGCCAGAAGGAAACAGAGGTGCTACCCGACAAGTGGACGGTCGTCACCGCCGATAAAAGCTACGCCGCCCACTTTGAGCATACCGTGGCAATTACCGAGGGAGACGCGGATATCCTGACACTGTAG
- a CDS encoding adenylate kinase, with product MYIILIGAQGSGKGTQADLLSKMLGIPHISSGDLLRKAQSEQTELGLKAKSYLDRGELVPDEITVAMVLGRLRESDAAKGALLDGFPRTIPQAQVLDKGLQESGKQIDLAIYLDVPRQELLHRLSGRYICRANQHVYNINTNPPKVPGVCDIDGSELYQRSDDTGDAVQRRLDIFFNETIHLLDYYGQQQKLVKVNGNQSIEQVQAALLDVIRKLSEPS from the coding sequence GTGTACATCATCCTGATCGGCGCGCAAGGCTCAGGTAAGGGAACGCAGGCGGATTTGCTATCGAAAATGCTCGGCATTCCCCATATATCCAGTGGAGACCTGCTGCGAAAAGCGCAGAGTGAGCAGACTGAACTGGGCTTGAAGGCTAAGTCCTACCTGGATCGCGGCGAACTCGTCCCCGACGAAATCACTGTGGCGATGGTGCTCGGTCGCCTGCGTGAGTCCGATGCTGCGAAAGGTGCCTTGTTGGATGGCTTCCCTCGCACAATTCCGCAGGCGCAGGTTCTGGATAAGGGATTGCAGGAATCCGGAAAACAGATAGACCTCGCAATCTACCTGGATGTTCCTCGCCAGGAACTTCTCCACAGGTTGTCCGGGCGTTACATCTGCCGTGCCAACCAGCACGTTTACAATATCAACACCAACCCGCCCAAAGTTCCGGGCGTCTGCGACATCGATGGAAGTGAATTGTACCAGCGCTCCGATGATACAGGAGATGCCGTCCAGCGCCGGCTCGACATCTTTTTCAACGAGACCATCCACCTGCTTGACTATTATGGCCAGCAGCAGAAGCTCGTGAAAGTGAATGGCAATCAGAGTATCGAGCAGGTGCAGGCTGCATTGCTGGACGTGATACGAAAATTATCTGAGCCGTCTTGA
- the secY gene encoding preprotein translocase subunit SecY, translated as MWERLRSIWTIPDLRKKILFTIAMLLIFRVLAHITVPLSPTEQKALSGLFNQGGGNQNLGQLLGLLDVFSGGSLQQFSIVALGVYPYITATIVMQLLQPIIPALENMMREGEAGRLKFSQITRIITVPLAFLQALGQAAIFERANVLTNFNLFSSQYWLESLAILITLTAGTMILVWLGELITENGIGNGISIIIFGGIVSRIPSFIQSGFTASSSSSGGGIVSLGVFLLVGLVTIVGIVYIYQGQRRVPIEYPTKRMVGRGMLVGTAQRTYIPMQVNSAGMIPLIFAQSMLIFPAVLSQYLIGSNTGWLQALANWVGTNIANTSLWYYWAIYFVLVVAFTYFYAYVVWQQQNIPDNLQKQGAHIPGYRPGETTRRYLNEILNRITLAGALFLGIVAILPFLARVGGNQLLSSAALLIVVGVVLDTVRQIEAQMVMRNYSGFLT; from the coding sequence ATGTGGGAACGTCTGCGGAGCATCTGGACTATTCCTGATCTGCGCAAGAAAATACTCTTCACTATAGCGATGCTGCTGATCTTCCGCGTCCTCGCTCATATCACTGTGCCCCTATCACCCACGGAACAGAAGGCTCTGTCTGGCCTGTTCAACCAGGGCGGGGGCAACCAGAATCTGGGCCAGTTGCTTGGCCTGCTGGACGTGTTTTCTGGCGGGTCGTTGCAACAGTTCTCGATTGTAGCTCTGGGCGTCTATCCGTATATCACGGCGACGATTGTCATGCAGCTCCTGCAGCCAATTATCCCCGCCTTAGAGAACATGATGCGCGAAGGCGAAGCCGGTCGTCTCAAATTCAGCCAGATCACACGCATCATCACCGTGCCACTGGCGTTCTTACAGGCGTTAGGACAGGCCGCCATTTTCGAGCGCGCGAATGTCCTCACGAACTTCAACCTGTTCAGCAGCCAGTACTGGTTGGAGTCACTCGCCATCCTGATCACCCTGACAGCCGGGACGATGATCCTGGTATGGCTTGGTGAACTGATCACTGAAAACGGCATCGGCAACGGTATCTCGATCATCATCTTTGGTGGTATCGTCAGTCGTATTCCCAGCTTCATCCAGTCAGGTTTTACTGCCAGTTCGTCATCTTCTGGCGGCGGTATTGTCAGCCTCGGCGTCTTCTTGCTGGTCGGTCTGGTTACAATTGTTGGTATTGTGTACATCTATCAAGGGCAGCGTCGCGTACCGATTGAATATCCAACGAAGCGTATGGTTGGACGCGGCATGCTGGTGGGCACGGCGCAAAGAACCTATATTCCCATGCAGGTCAATAGCGCGGGTATGATCCCCCTGATCTTCGCGCAATCCATGCTGATCTTCCCGGCAGTACTCTCGCAGTACCTGATAGGAAGCAATACAGGATGGTTGCAGGCCCTGGCGAACTGGGTTGGGACGAATATTGCCAATACGAGCCTGTGGTATTACTGGGCCATCTACTTTGTCCTGGTCGTAGCATTCACCTACTTCTATGCCTACGTAGTGTGGCAGCAGCAAAATATCCCGGATAACTTGCAGAAGCAGGGCGCTCATATCCCTGGCTACCGTCCAGGCGAGACGACGCGCCGTTACCTGAACGAGATTTTGAATCGTATCACGCTGGCAGGAGCCTTGTTCCTGGGCATTGTAGCGATTTTGCCATTCCTCGCCCGCGTCGGTGGCAACCAGCTGCTTAGCAGCGCCGCCCTGCTGATTGTGGTCGGCGTCGTGCTGGATACGGTTCGGCAGATCGAGGCCCAGATGGTTATGCGTAACTATTCAGGGTTCCTCACATAG
- the rpmD gene encoding 50S ribosomal protein L30, producing MAKLRIKYVKSAIGYAKDQKETIRSLGLRKLQQTVEHEDQPAIRGMIRKVSHLVKVEEVV from the coding sequence ATGGCAAAGCTGCGTATTAAATATGTCAAAAGCGCGATTGGTTATGCGAAGGATCAGAAAGAAACCATCCGCTCGTTAGGATTGCGTAAGCTCCAGCAGACGGTTGAACACGAGGATCAACCCGCGATTCGCGGCATGATCCGCAAGGTCAGCCACCTGGTAAAGGTAGAGGAAGTAGTCTGA
- a CDS encoding 50S ribosomal protein L18, producing the protein MVEAATEALPTKGKGAKQAPKAPAKGAQPQKGGKPGAQAKTVLAPAQKGSTRTPVEALAAIADNHKVAVAREVGKLVAQRAKEKGVSRVVFDRGGYAYHGRVAALAEGAREVGLDF; encoded by the coding sequence GTGGTTGAGGCGGCAACCGAAGCACTGCCAACAAAAGGTAAGGGCGCGAAGCAGGCTCCCAAAGCACCTGCGAAAGGCGCTCAACCTCAAAAGGGCGGTAAACCGGGCGCGCAGGCGAAGACCGTGCTGGCTCCTGCTCAGAAAGGCTCAACCAGGACACCGGTTGAGGCCCTCGCGGCAATCGCCGATAACCACAAGGTCGCGGTCGCTCGTGAAGTCGGCAAGCTGGTAGCGCAGCGCGCGAAGGAGAAGGGTGTCAGTCGTGTCGTCTTTGATCGTGGTGGCTACGCCTATCATGGGCGCGTGGCCGCGCTCGCGGAAGGCGCTCGTGAAGTAGGCCTGGATTTTTAG
- the rplF gene encoding 50S ribosomal protein L6, which translates to MSRIGRAPITVPPKVQVSWTEDNLVTVKGPKGELKYQVDPDLTLHLEDGKLDVTRPSDSKEHKAKHGLYRTLINNMVVGVTQGYTKSLEIHGVGYRANKVGENLVIQVGYSHPVEVQPPPGITLSMDGVDPATKATKVSVSGIDKQLVGQVAASIRMIRKPEPYKGKGIRYAGEAIRRKAGKAGKVGGKKK; encoded by the coding sequence ATGTCTCGTATTGGACGCGCTCCAATCACTGTTCCCCCAAAGGTGCAGGTGAGTTGGACTGAGGACAATCTGGTGACGGTCAAGGGCCCCAAGGGAGAGTTGAAATATCAGGTCGATCCCGATTTGACACTCCACCTCGAGGACGGCAAGCTAGACGTGACTCGTCCATCAGATAGTAAAGAACATAAAGCGAAGCATGGCCTGTATCGCACGCTGATCAACAATATGGTTGTCGGCGTGACGCAGGGATATACGAAGTCGCTGGAAATTCATGGCGTTGGCTATCGCGCAAACAAGGTAGGTGAAAACCTGGTCATTCAGGTGGGATATTCCCATCCCGTGGAAGTGCAGCCACCTCCAGGCATAACCTTATCCATGGACGGCGTCGATCCGGCGACCAAAGCTACTAAGGTGAGTGTCAGCGGCATCGATAAGCAACTCGTAGGCCAGGTTGCCGCTAGCATTCGCATGATTCGCAAGCCCGAACCATACAAGGGCAAGGGTATCCGTTATGCAGGTGAGGCGATTCGCCGCAAGGCCGGCAAAGCCGGAAAAGTCGGTGGTAAGAAGAAATGA